From Shewanella yunxiaonensis, the proteins below share one genomic window:
- the guaA gene encoding glutamine-hydrolyzing GMP synthase: MSNIHEHKILILDFGSQYTQLIARRIREIGVYCELWAWDVSEQQIRDFAPNGIILSGGPESVTEADSPRAPEYVFNAGVPVLGICYGMQTMSEQLGGKVIKGVGEGEFGYAQVEMLQSSALFHDIQDAVNAEGKPLLDVWMSHGDKVSAIPEGFEAVASTDTCPFAAMANEAKRFYGVQFHPEVTHTRQGLRILEHFVLEISGCDNKWQPASIIEDAVARIKAQVGDDEVILGLSGGVDSSVTAMLLHRAIGDKLTCVFVDNGLLRLNEAQQVLEMFGDHFGLNIVHVDGENRFLDALKGVNDPEAKRKIIGRVFVEIFDEEASKRVNAKWLAQGTIYPDVIESAGSATGKAHVIKSHHNVGGLPEDMALGLVEPLRELFKDEVRRIGLELGLPYDMLFRHPFPGPGLGVRVLGEVKKEYCDLLRRADAIFIEELHKADLYQKVSQAFTVFLPVRSVGVMGDGRKYDWVVSLRAVETIDFMTAHWAHLPYDFLGRVSNRIINEIDGISRVVYDISGKPPATIEWE, encoded by the coding sequence ATGAGCAATATTCATGAGCACAAAATACTGATCCTGGATTTTGGCTCTCAGTACACCCAGTTGATTGCCCGTCGAATTCGAGAAATCGGCGTGTATTGCGAACTGTGGGCCTGGGATGTCAGCGAGCAACAGATCCGCGATTTTGCCCCGAATGGCATCATCCTGTCTGGCGGTCCAGAAAGTGTTACCGAAGCAGATTCACCACGTGCACCAGAGTATGTGTTTAACGCCGGGGTTCCGGTATTAGGCATCTGCTATGGTATGCAGACCATGAGTGAGCAGTTGGGCGGTAAAGTGATTAAGGGGGTAGGTGAAGGTGAATTCGGCTATGCCCAAGTGGAAATGTTGCAATCTTCTGCGCTGTTCCATGATATTCAGGATGCGGTGAATGCTGAAGGTAAGCCGTTACTGGATGTATGGATGAGCCATGGTGATAAAGTATCGGCCATCCCTGAAGGTTTTGAAGCGGTTGCCAGCACTGACACCTGTCCATTTGCAGCAATGGCTAATGAAGCCAAGCGTTTCTATGGCGTGCAGTTCCACCCGGAAGTCACTCATACTCGTCAAGGCTTGCGTATTCTGGAGCACTTCGTGCTGGAGATCAGCGGCTGTGATAATAAATGGCAGCCTGCCTCCATCATTGAAGACGCTGTCGCACGGATTAAAGCACAAGTCGGTGATGACGAAGTGATCTTGGGCTTGTCTGGCGGCGTTGATTCATCGGTTACCGCGATGTTGCTGCACCGCGCCATTGGTGACAAGCTGACTTGTGTGTTTGTTGATAATGGTTTGTTGCGCCTAAATGAAGCACAACAAGTGCTGGAGATGTTTGGCGATCATTTTGGCCTGAATATTGTGCATGTTGATGGTGAAAACCGTTTCCTGGACGCTCTGAAAGGGGTCAACGATCCAGAAGCCAAGCGTAAAATCATTGGCCGCGTGTTCGTAGAAATCTTTGATGAAGAAGCCTCTAAGCGCGTGAATGCCAAATGGCTAGCGCAAGGCACTATCTACCCTGATGTGATTGAGTCTGCGGGAAGTGCTACTGGAAAAGCCCATGTGATTAAATCGCATCATAACGTGGGTGGTTTGCCTGAAGATATGGCGCTGGGGTTGGTAGAACCGTTGCGTGAACTGTTCAAAGATGAAGTCCGCCGGATCGGTTTGGAGCTGGGCTTACCTTATGACATGCTGTTCCGTCATCCATTCCCTGGACCAGGCCTTGGTGTTCGCGTGTTAGGTGAAGTGAAGAAAGAGTACTGTGACTTGCTACGCCGTGCCGATGCCATCTTCATTGAAGAGCTGCATAAAGCTGACTTGTATCAGAAAGTCAGCCAGGCATTCACCGTGTTCCTGCCGGTGCGGAGTGTCGGGGTGATGGGCGATGGCCGTAAATATGACTGGGTGGTGTCACTGCGTGCAGTAGAAACCATCGACTTTATGACCGCACATTGGGCGCACCTGCCATATGATTTTCTGGGGCGCGTTTCTAACCGCATCATTAATGAGATCGACGGCATTTCCCGTGTGGTTTACGATATCTCCGGTAAGCCGCCAGCCACTATCGAGTGGGAATAA